TAGGCTGCATAATTTATTAATTTGGCTATGTTGATAACGCAAGTAACACTGCTTCCACAGCATCTAAAATTCTGTGATATAGTGATATACTAGTAGGTACCTACCTAGTTATCATTGTTCAATCCTTTGCACAGTCCATCTTTTCACTTGGGTCAAATGCAATGACCTGTTGTACCAGAACGGGGTATTGGTTGTGTATGGCCCAATTAAAGGAAAGTAGATATGCAAACACCCACGGAATAACTACTACTAGCCTATCTGATGGTGGCctagtagtttaaatttcaaTTCACTACGGGAAACGGccagtttgccgtgtgtccaaacttttgccgtgtgcaaattttcgagcacacggcaaacggactgtttgccgtgtgtcgagCAAAACAACACACGGTaaactgtttgccgtgtgcccagatctgaggcacacggcaaacaacccCCCCACcaacccacccacccacacacTTAATCGGCACCACCTCCCTACCTCTCCTCCCTCAGATCTGCCGCCGGCCCCTCCTGGCCTCCACTCCTGTCTGGTCACCTCCCCTCCCctactctcctctcctcccctcccctcccctcttctGCCAAGCCGGGTGGCCCCTCCgctgcctcccctcccctcccccctccgctCGCCCCTCACTGGTAGTGAGGAGCAGCGGCGggacgaggagcggcggcggcgtactgGGAGCGCCCCCTGCCGGCAGCGAGCTCCAGGCGCGGCGCGAGCTTCGGCTCGAGCTTCGGCAGCTGTGGCGGACTGCGCGGCGCGAGCTCCGGCAGCGACGGCGGACGACACGagctccggcagcggcggcggacagCGCAAGGTCCGGCAGCCACCTCCCGGCGCGGCCCTCTCACGGTGCggcggcccctgctcctcctctagcgcgcggccctctccctctcctctccggcCACCAGATCTGCGGCCcccggctcctcctccgccgcgcggcccctttcctctcctctcccgccgccggATCTGTGGGCCTGGACCCTCCTTCCCCGGCgggtggccggatccggcccgccgccgctggatccCACCACGTGccggcccttcccttcttccccACCGGGAGGGCGCACTGGGGGACGGCGACGAAGTCTTCCTCCGGTGCTCGACGTCGACGGTGGAGGGGGATAtggctcctgcggcggcggcttctaGTGGTAGCTGTGGTGGCGGTCCgttggtggcggcggtgtgcggcggccggcagggcagcagcggcgggggtgcgagcggcggcgggggtgtggCCGGgcccaatttttttatttactgttcatttattttgccgtgtgtcggaagcttcgccgtgtgccatgaGCACTTTACCGACACATGTATGCCGTGTGCGAGTTGCCGTGTGTTGCACACGGCAgagcttttgccgtgtgcaatatgggctttgccgtgtgccccaggcacacggcaaactactcGATTCCGGTAGTGATTACAAGAAGAAGGATTCTAAAATATAGTAGTCCAAATAAAACCGAATGCAATATGATGAGCTAGTGcatgttttcaaattcaaaacatAATACAGTTTGTTGGTTGATTTGTTTTATCAACTTTGTTAGGAATTTGAGGGTGTTGCAAGAGGTCCAGTTTCCTGTGCTTACGTCATCATGTAATAATCTAATAAGATGTAGTAGTTGTGCGGGTGGATCATGCATAGTACTTTCTTGGTGGATAATTAATAATAGTATTCAACATTTAAAACCATTTTTTGGCTGAGTGTTTAATTTTTTGCCATCATTGAAGTGGTACCCCTATGGTAAAACAGGATCTTGTTGGATCTGTTCTTTAGACATAAATATTTCATTGTGCTTGCAAATTCACAATGTCAATCTTTTCTGGATAGCATTATATTGCTGCTCATGCATGCAACCACCGCAGGCAAAGTTGAGACGAGGAATGCATGTGCAGTCAAGTACTGCTATGTTAATTTCCATCCTCAGATGTGAAATGCCATTGTTGCCTTCTAAGCCCAAAAAATCCCGTAACACCAAATTACATTTAAGTTTATGTACTCGAGTGTTGAATTTCACgtttattttgattttttttttggcaatccGCAGAACGTCCTTTGGCCCTGGTGGACAATACAGCTTAAGATGCCAACAGAGCCATAGCCAAGATGTCTTTCGAGCCAGAAGACCTGTCCAGTGACATCTCCGGTCTTGAGCCTTTCGAGCTGGATGCCTTACAGGACTGGGAAGACAAGTTCATGAGCAAATACCCAAAGGTCGGTTTCATCAAGAAGAGCGTCCCATTGCAGAGGGAAGAAACAAGAGCACTTCCCTCTATATAATCAAATACTATTTTCTTGTTAATTTTAGTTTTATTCTTATATGTgtcattttttttagttttcaatCTCCTTTTTTCAGTTTCAGTTTACAGCCAAgtttttttaatattatttaGTTTCAATTTGCAGTCaagttttttaaatttttttagtttcaGTTTTCAATCACCATTTTAAGCTCGAATGTCTTCCTAAATCCTGCATATTCACACGGTTATCGAAGCACAGTTAGGGTTTCAAGCCACTCAGATTGCTCTCTCCTTCCTCAGGGGCTAAGCTCCCTTTTTATAGGGTGTAGTTACAATTTTCTGGTATACAAAAATACCCCTACGATAACTACGACATATGCCAGAATATTCTGCTCCCTTATATGTCCTCTCGGGGGCACTTGAATCTTTTACTTctataaccccccccccccctgctgATGAGTCCTCGACGATCTTGTTGTTTCGGCCCAAGAAGAGGCCCAGCCACCGTCCTTTGACTAGACAACCTCTTTTCGGGCTTCGTAGCACTCACTGACCTTGCGCGGTCATCATGGAACGTTGGCCTTTGCAGTGCCTTCATTGAGTATCGGCCTTCGCACTATCTTCATTCGACCTTCATAGTTTTGCGGCCTTCGCACTATCTTCATTCGGCCTTCGTAGTTCCGCGGCCTCTGCACCGTCTTTAGGACGGTGTTGGCTCGAAGACTTCTGTCGGCTATTTTGCCGACACTGGATGCAGGCCTTATCGGGCCGTGCTTGTGCCAGCCCATCATGCTGGGATTGTGGCCCAAGCACGGCACTAAGGCCCCCGACACGGCACTACAAGTCATCGGGCTGTGTCGTGCTTGGGCCGTGCTCTAACAGACCATGCCCCGTGCCCCCCGGTAAGGCCCAGCACTACTGGACATGTATAGTGCATCGTCGCGCCACAAGAGATGAGAAGTGGCGGCTCTGGCCTCTGGGGTTCTCGAGGTGGAGGATTTGGAGATGATTTGGGAAGAACAGAATACAGAGGAAGATTAGAAGGGGTGATGCATGCGGACAGCCGGGGCGGGGCACGTTGAATTTTGACTGAGGATAGTCTGACAACAGACTTGTAGGGCACGAAGTGGATCTTTGTGGGATTCTACGTGTTGCCCCTTTTGTCACGCAGAAACGAGTGGATCCTTGTGGAGATTGTACGTGTTGCCCCTTTTGTCAGAGATTATTTCAAGGGAGGCGTTCCCGTGTCGCAGGAGACCTGGAAGGCCTTGGTCGCCGCACTCCGGCCGTCCTGCAGATGCTTGCCGGCAAAGCCAGAATGGATAGCGAACTCAAGTAGAAGTAGTTAATCGATGGTCGTCGCAGATGGGAAGACCTATCGATCGCAACATTTTGGAGAAGTTTTGCTCTGTAGGTGCTCGGAGGATTGCATTTTACGCTGGACTAGTCAAACAGGATAAGATTCCAATGTACACCTTagcatacaacaacaacaacaacaaaatgtgCAATATACAACAATACATGGAGTTAAACATTGTACCCCCTGAAAGTTACATATGGGAACACACTAAAGATAACTAAGTTCCCTATTGCCATTCTCATGCCATCTACTGATGTACCTGCATGCATATCATCCCTCTATAAACCTCGCCACAAATAAACTTCTAGTGAATTTCCCTTTAAAACTTGCATCATACTCTTGCAGAAACGATGACATATTTATCCACTTTTTTCTCTGGTGGACCCAGCAGATTTTATTCGGAATCATGTCCTGGTTCAGATGAAAAATATGATGGACGTGCGGATGAAGAAACGAATGGCTTAGGTGGCATTTCCAATTCAGTGGCATTCCTCTCAAACATTTCTATGACCTTACTCATGGAAGGACGATGTCCTGGGATTGTTTGTATGCACCAGAGGCCAATTAGAGTCATTTTTCTTTCGATCTCTTCTGTCTCGCATGTGACTTCATATCTTTGCATTTCTTCAACTACACGATCATATATCCAATTTGGAAGGTAGAGTCCACTAGAATTTTTTGCATTTTCTTCAAAAGTATTCCTTCCTCCTACCATTTCAAGAAGCAACATTCCGTAGCTGTAAACATCTGACTTAGTTGACACGAGTCCAAATCCTCTTGAAAATACTTCTGGAGCAATGAAACCAATGGTACCTCTTGCTTCGGCCATTGAGAGGACACTATCCTTAACACTACAACACAGTTTGGCAAGACCAAAATCTGCAATCTTGGGACAAAGATGTTCATCAAGAAGGATATTGTGCGGTTTGATGTCAAAGTGGATAATGCGGGTGTTACAACCCTGATGCAAATACTCCAAACCTCGTGCTATTCCAATTGCTATTTGCTGCAACTTCTCCCACCCAATAGCCTGCCTCGAATTATCTGAATAAATGTATTTCTCCAGAGAGCCATTGGCCATGTACTCGTAAATAAGTGCTCGCTTGGATCCATGTAAACAAAAACCTATTAGGCTAACGATATTGACATGACATGTGCTACGGATGCTAATGACCTCGTTCAGAAACTCCTTTCCATTTCCTTTAGATCCTTGTAAGAGCTTCACAGCAACCGTGCGTCCATCTTCTAGGCTTTCCTTGAATACCATGCCATAGCCACCTTCCCCTAATTTATCCTTGAAAGATCTGGTTATTTTCTTCAGC
The nucleotide sequence above comes from Panicum virgatum strain AP13 chromosome 3K, P.virgatum_v5, whole genome shotgun sequence. Encoded proteins:
- the LOC120699015 gene encoding LEAF RUST 10 DISEASE-RESISTANCE LOCUS RECEPTOR-LIKE PROTEIN KINASE-like 2.1, with the protein product MAPSLVPFVSPVWVVWSLPLMLAAAPPANAQGGGACGPASCGNLTISEPFGIVLPEEATQAVCGSLGFQVICDNNTPYLGYRRTGYYKLQILAIFYGNSSLLAADMRKLEDFTNLNRTGCPRFPTANTSSKIALPFSISPIDQELLIVYQCSKPPAPAEGLVETRCGNGTFARVTEPAGDSYFLEGCDAIVVPVRGGSGKANASNYEELISDGFLLTWEPSPPAEDGRRNIRLILIVCLSATATTTLICLIWIKYCLKKNLGFFKLQRYSRDETETEEALRSYLSLALKRFRYSELKKITRSFKDKLGEGGYGMVFKESLEDGRTVAVKLLQGSKGNGKEFLNEVISIRSTCHVNIVSLIGFCLHGSKRALIYEYMANGSLEKYIYSDNSRQAIGWEKLQQIAIGIARGLEYLHQGCNTRIIHFDIKPHNILLDEHLCPKIADFGLAKLCCSVKDSVLSMAEARGTIGFIAPEVFSRGFGLVSTKSDVYSYGMLLLEMVGGRNTFEENAKNSSGLYLPNWIYDRVVEEMQRYEVTCETEEIERKMTLIGLWCIQTIPGHRPSMSKVIEMFERNATELEMPPKPFVSSSARPSYFSSEPGHDSE